Proteins encoded by one window of Chaetodon trifascialis isolate fChaTrf1 chromosome 15, fChaTrf1.hap1, whole genome shotgun sequence:
- the cpt1a2b gene encoding carnitine O-palmitoyltransferase 1, liver isoform — MAEAHQAVAFQFTITPEGIDLQLSYQALNQIYLSGVRSWKKRVSRMRNSVIKGVYPASPSSWLFVVIAILAIMYMHSDPSMGLITKIQQHLPLSLHVSLSSQGQTMLSALVFSTLLWLSLILALRFCLKLLLSYHQWMFEQHGRVSNVTKVWVTLLRLLSSRKPLLYSYQTSLPHLPVPAIKDTLSRYLKSVRPLLTDPEFRRMTELAKDFESNLGNRLQRYLKLKALWATNYVSDWWEEYIYLRGRGPIMVNSNYYGMDFLYVTPTPVQAARAGNTITALLLYRRKVNREELKPSRVPGTVIPLCAAQCERMFNTTRMPGVETDVLQHWEDSEFIAVYHKGRYFRLWVYRAGRLLCPREIEYQIQRILDDPSPPQPGEDRLGALTAGDRIPWAQMRKQYFSSGINRRSLDAIERAAFFVTLDDEEQGMRGDDPAGNLDRYAKSLLHGKCYDRWFDKSFSIVIYKNGKCGLNAEHSWADAPTVAHLWEYTLATDAFQLGYTEDGHSKGEVDRSLPLPQRLVWDIPSEVQAQVCSSLAVAQALADDVDCHVFPFREFGKGHIKKLRVSPDAFIQISLQLAYYRDRGGFCLTYEASMTRLFREGRTETVRSCSSESSAFVKALEDGETGEQCRRLFRLASERHQNLYRMAMTGAGIDRHLFCLYVVSKYLGVESPFLKEVLSEPWRLSTSQTPVQQMELFDLKNHPDFISLGGGFGPVADDGYGVSYIIVGEDMINFHVSSKHSCSDTDSHRFGAQISQALQDIMTVLSADTKSSSSAKGTAQPQAKKLA; from the exons ATGGCAGAAGCCCACCAGGCGGTGGCGTTTCAGTTCACCATAACGCCAGAGGGTATAGATCTGCAGCTGTCCTATCAGGCCCTGAACCAGATCTATCTGTCTGGAGTACGATCATGGAAGAAACGAGTCAGCCGCATGAGG AACAGCGTGATCAAGGGAGTGTACCCTGCCAGCCCTTCCTCCTGGCTCTTTGTTGTCATAGCGATCCTGGCCATCATGTACATGCACTCGGATCCCAGCATGGGGCTCATCACCAAGATTCAGCAACACCTGCCACTGAg TCTCCATGTCTCCCTCAGTTCCCAGGGACAGACCATGCTGTCGGCGCTGGTCTTCAGCACGCTGCTGTGGCTCTCCCTCATCCTGGCGCTCAGATTCTGCCTCAAACTTTTGCTCTCCTACCATCAATGGATGTTTGAGCAGCACGGCCGTGTTTCCAACGTCACCAAAGTCTGGGTG acTCTGTTGAGGTTATTATCAAGCAGGAAGCCTCTGCTGTACAGCTACCAAACCTCTCTACCTCACCTGCCTGTTCCTGCCATCAAGGACACACTGAGCAGG TACCTGAAGTCAGTGCGCCCTCTGCTGACTGATCCAGAGTTCAGACGAATGACTGAACTGGCCAAAGACTTTGAGTCTAACCTGGGAAACCGTCTGCAACGTTACCTGAAACTCAAAGCTCTGTGGGCCACCAACTAC GTGAGCGACTGGTGGGAGGAGTACATCTACTTGAGGGGCCGAGGTCCTATAATGGTGAACAGTAACTACTATGGCATG GACTTTCTATATGTGACCCCAACCCCGGTGCAGGCGGCCAGGGCAGGCAACACCATTACTGCCCTGCTGCTCTACCGCCGCAAGGTCAACCGAGAGGAACTCAAACCA agtcGCGTTCCAGGCACTGTCATCCCTCTGTGTGCCGCTCAATGTGAAAGGATGTTCAACACAACACGCATGCCAGGAGTCGAGACCg aTGTCCTCCAGCACTGGGAGGACAGTGAGTTTATAGCAGTGTACCACAAGGGACGCTATTTCCGCCTGTGGGTGTACCGCGCAGGCCGGCTCCTGTGTCCCAGAGAGATCGAGTACCAGATCCAGAGGATCTTGGATGACCCTTCACCTCCACAACCTGGAGAGGACAGACTGGGAGCTCTCACAGCTGGCGACAG GATTCCTTGGGCTCAGATGAGGAAGCAGTACTTCAGCTCCGGCATCAACAGGCGATCACTGGATGCCATCGAGAGAGCAGCCTTCTTTGTAACCTTAGATGATGAAGAGCAAGGCATGAGGGGAGACGACCCAGCAGGAAACTTGGACCGCTACGCCAAGTCCCTGCTCCATGGGAAATGTTATGATAG ATGGTTTGATAAATCATTTTCCATTGTGATCTACAAGAATGGGAAGTGTGGACTGAATGCAGAGCACTCCTGGGCTGACGCGCCGACAGTGGCTCACCTTTGGGAG taCACGCTGGCCACAGATGCTTTCCAGCTGGGCTACACTGAGGACGGACACTCTAAAGGCGAGGTCGACCGCTCACTGCCACTACCCCAGAGGCTCGTCTGGGACATCCCCTCAGAG GTCCAGGCTCAGGTGTGCAGCTCCCTTGCTGTTGCCCAGGCGCTGGCAGATGATGTGGACTGCCACGTGTTTCCCTTCAGAGAGTTTGGAAAAGGACATATCAAGAAGCTACGCGTCAGCCCAGATGCATTCATACAGATCAGCTTGCAGCTGGCATACTACAGG GATCGCGGTGGTTTCTGTCTGACTTACGAGGCGTCAATGACCCGCCTGTTCAGGGAGGGCCGCACAGAGACTGTGCGATCCTGCTCCAGCGAGAGCTCTGCCTTCGTCAAAGCTCTTGAAGATGGAGAG acaggggaacaatGCAGGCGTCTTTTCCGACTGGCTTCAGAGAGGCACCAAAACCTTTATCGAATGGCTATGACTGGAGCTGGAATCGACAGACACCTCTTCTGCCTGTATGTGGTCTCCAAATACTTGGGGGTGGAGTCACCCTTCCTCAAAGAG GTTTTGTCAGAGCCTTGGCGTCTCTCCACCAGTCAGACTCCAGTTCAGCAGATGGAGCTGTTCGACCTGAAGAACCACCCCGATTTCATATCACTGGGCGGAGGGTTTGGACCT GTTGCTGATGATGGTTATGGGGTTTCATACATCATTGTGGGTGAGGATATGATCAACTTCCACGTGTCCTCCAAACActcctgcagtgacaca GACTCCCACAGGTTTGGAGCTCAGATAAGTCAAGCGCTCCAAGACATCATGactgtcctctctgctgacaCCAAAAGCTCCTCGTCTGCCAAAGGCACAGCCCAGCCTCAGGCCAAGAAGCTCGCCTGA